A part of Mycolicibacterium sp. TUM20985 genomic DNA contains:
- a CDS encoding IclR family transcriptional regulator: MSDRASPPTQRVVAVLDFLARHPHDRFGLSELARRLAVSKPTCLGILTTLTESDYLIRDAQDKTYRLGPRLISLGHTAQESMRVNPAAREELRRLSSAYGTTAALSAVIDDRITLLELVGPPGAEVGVRIGQSYPFAPPVGLMFVLWDDEALRDWLAKEPTIPLRTDTDRLDRVVAECRTEGYLVERLTPGGRRLYALMAGMSSELPDELRALLGELVSDVGERVYLRSEATARQRQDVSVISAPVFDHHQRQVMVVSLQIGRALTRSEIAERARGLMATADALTTSLGGVKPRR, encoded by the coding sequence ATGTCGGACAGGGCATCACCGCCGACTCAGCGCGTCGTCGCGGTCCTCGACTTCCTCGCTCGGCACCCCCATGACCGGTTCGGGCTGTCCGAACTCGCCCGCCGGCTCGCGGTGAGCAAGCCGACCTGTCTCGGCATCCTGACCACGCTTACGGAATCCGACTACCTGATCCGCGACGCCCAGGACAAGACGTATCGACTCGGCCCGAGACTCATCTCGCTCGGCCATACCGCTCAGGAGTCGATGCGAGTCAACCCGGCCGCGCGCGAGGAGCTCCGCCGCCTCTCCTCGGCCTACGGCACCACCGCGGCCCTCTCCGCAGTGATCGACGACCGCATCACGCTGCTCGAACTGGTCGGACCGCCCGGTGCCGAGGTCGGCGTGCGGATCGGTCAGAGCTACCCGTTCGCCCCGCCGGTCGGTCTGATGTTCGTGTTGTGGGACGACGAGGCGCTGCGAGACTGGCTGGCCAAGGAGCCGACGATTCCGTTGCGAACCGACACCGACCGTCTCGATCGCGTGGTTGCCGAGTGCCGTACGGAGGGCTATCTGGTCGAGCGGCTAACGCCCGGCGGGCGGCGGCTGTATGCCCTGATGGCGGGCATGTCCAGCGAGTTGCCCGACGAACTGCGCGCGCTGCTGGGTGAGCTGGTGTCCGACGTCGGCGAACGGGTCTACCTGCGCAGCGAGGCGACCGCCCGGCAGCGCCAGGACGTCAGCGTCATCTCCGCGCCGGTCTTCGATCATCACCAGCGTCAGGTGATGGTGGTGTCGCTGCAGATCGGCCGTGCCCTCACCCGCAGCGAGATCGCCGAGCGGGCGCGCGGCCTGATGGCGACCGCCGATGCGCTCACGACGTCGTTGGGCGGGGTCAAACCCCGCCGTTGA
- a CDS encoding thiolase domain-containing protein yields the protein MTFRDVAVVGFAHAPHVRRTEGTTNGVEMLMPLFAELYADLGIKQTDIGFWCSGSSDYLAGRAFSFLSAIDSIGAVPPINESHVEMDAAWALYEAYIKILTGSVDTALVYGFGKSSAGVLRRVLALQTDPYTVAPLMPDAVSTAGLQARFGLDSGKWTAEQMAQVALESLAASPRNDRFEPGTTVEDLLDQPFFADPLRRHDIAPITDGASAIVLAAGDKARELREHPAWITGFEHRIETPVLGARDLTTSPSTAASAAAATGGDVASIEIAELYAPFTHQQLILKEAIGLGASTKINPSGGALAANPMFSTGLERIGFAARHVFDGSASRVLAHATSGAALQQNLVAVMEGK from the coding sequence GTGACTTTTCGTGACGTAGCCGTCGTGGGCTTCGCACATGCTCCGCATGTCCGCCGCACCGAGGGCACCACCAACGGCGTCGAGATGCTCATGCCGTTGTTCGCCGAGTTGTACGCCGACCTTGGCATCAAGCAGACCGACATCGGCTTCTGGTGCTCTGGATCCTCGGATTACCTTGCTGGACGGGCTTTCTCGTTCCTATCCGCGATCGACTCGATCGGCGCGGTCCCGCCGATCAACGAGTCGCACGTGGAGATGGACGCCGCCTGGGCGCTGTACGAGGCATACATCAAGATCCTCACCGGGTCGGTCGATACCGCACTGGTCTATGGCTTCGGCAAGTCGTCGGCCGGGGTGCTGCGCCGGGTGCTGGCGCTGCAGACCGACCCGTACACGGTCGCTCCGCTGATGCCGGACGCCGTGTCGACGGCGGGCCTGCAGGCCCGGTTCGGCCTGGACTCCGGCAAGTGGACGGCCGAGCAGATGGCTCAGGTCGCACTGGAGTCCCTGGCTGCCTCGCCCCGCAACGACCGGTTCGAGCCTGGAACGACCGTCGAAGACCTGTTGGATCAGCCCTTCTTCGCAGATCCGTTGCGCCGCCATGACATCGCGCCGATCACCGACGGCGCCTCGGCGATCGTGCTGGCCGCCGGTGACAAGGCCCGCGAGTTGCGTGAGCACCCCGCCTGGATCACGGGCTTCGAACACCGCATCGAGACTCCGGTCCTCGGCGCGCGCGATCTCACCACGTCGCCATCGACGGCGGCCTCGGCGGCCGCTGCGACCGGCGGTGACGTCGCCTCCATCGAGATCGCCGAACTCTACGCCCCGTTCACCCATCAGCAGCTGATCCTCAAAGAGGCCATCGGCCTCGGTGCTTCGACGAAGATCAACCCGTCGGGTGGGGCGCTGGCCGCCAACCCGATGTTCTCCACCGGCCTCGAGCGCATCGGCTTCGCGGCCCGGCACGTCTTCGACGGCTCCGCCTCTCGGGTGCTGGCTCACGCTACGAGCGGGGCTGCGCTGCAACAGAATCTGGTCGCCGTCATGGAGGGCAAATAA
- a CDS encoding SDR family oxidoreductase, with the protein MAGLLENKVVVISGVGPALGTTLARRCAEAGADLVLAARTVERLDDVAKQITGLGRRAVSVGTDITDEAQVSHLVEESLKAYGKVDVLINNAFRVPSMRPLADTTFEHMRDAIELTVFGALRMIQGFTPALAEAGGSIVNVNSMVVRHSQAKYGAYKMAKSALLAMSQSLATELGEQGIRVNSILPGYIWGGTLQGYFEHQASKYGTSVDDIYKAAAINSDLKRLPTEDEVASAILFMASDLSNGITGQALDVNCGEYKA; encoded by the coding sequence ATGGCTGGACTACTCGAGAACAAGGTGGTCGTGATCAGTGGCGTCGGTCCGGCGCTGGGTACGACCCTGGCGCGACGATGTGCCGAGGCCGGGGCCGATCTGGTCCTCGCGGCGCGCACCGTCGAACGTCTGGACGACGTGGCGAAGCAGATCACCGGCTTGGGCCGCCGCGCGGTGTCCGTCGGAACCGACATCACCGATGAGGCGCAGGTGAGCCACCTGGTCGAGGAGTCGCTCAAGGCGTACGGCAAGGTCGACGTATTGATCAACAACGCCTTCCGGGTGCCGTCGATGCGCCCGCTGGCTGACACCACCTTCGAGCACATGCGCGATGCGATCGAGCTGACGGTATTCGGGGCGCTGCGGATGATCCAGGGTTTCACGCCCGCGCTTGCCGAGGCCGGCGGGTCGATCGTCAACGTGAACTCGATGGTGGTGCGTCACTCGCAGGCCAAGTACGGTGCCTACAAGATGGCGAAGTCGGCTCTACTGGCGATGTCCCAGTCGCTGGCCACCGAACTCGGTGAACAGGGAATTCGCGTCAATTCCATTCTGCCCGGCTATATCTGGGGTGGCACGCTGCAGGGTTACTTCGAACACCAGGCGAGCAAATACGGCACCAGCGTCGACGACATCTACAAGGCGGCGGCGATCAACAGCGACCTCAAGCGCCTGCCCACCGAGGACGAGGTGGCCTCGGCCATCCTGTTCATGGCGAGCGATCTCTCGAACGGAATCACCGGCCAGGCGCTGGACGTGAACTGCGGGGAGTACAAGGCTTAG
- a CDS encoding GntR family transcriptional regulator: MSPEATRGREQRQLLSEEVRRQLADELSNGTYAPNEKLPSEPEFAKRYGISRPTLREILSGLERDGLIRRVHGVGTFVTPKRTRVHSTLDLDIGVTEAVTAARANLNVEVVEAKIGPVRAWISNALELPENAEAFRIERIIRVDGVPATHGFDVIPLSILERAGSPAYDGGSVYQFLESRCGVHLVGGVAEISPVAATARMAKMLDCSRNSPLLRLEQTERSADGQPVLLSQEHYAPDVFSLTVHRLRRDRTNLTGRRAPTDEG, from the coding sequence ATGAGTCCCGAGGCGACACGAGGCCGCGAACAGCGTCAGCTGCTGTCGGAAGAGGTGCGTCGCCAACTCGCCGACGAGCTGTCGAACGGCACGTACGCGCCGAACGAGAAGCTCCCGTCGGAGCCGGAGTTCGCCAAGCGCTACGGCATCAGCCGGCCCACGCTGCGGGAGATTCTCAGTGGTCTCGAACGCGACGGTCTGATCCGCCGGGTGCACGGTGTCGGCACCTTCGTCACGCCGAAGCGGACGCGTGTGCACAGCACCCTCGACCTCGACATCGGGGTCACGGAAGCGGTCACTGCCGCACGGGCGAATCTCAACGTCGAAGTCGTCGAGGCGAAGATCGGACCCGTCAGAGCATGGATCTCCAATGCGCTCGAGCTTCCCGAGAACGCTGAGGCGTTCAGGATCGAGCGAATCATCCGGGTCGACGGGGTGCCCGCGACGCACGGCTTCGACGTGATCCCGCTGTCGATCCTCGAGCGCGCCGGCTCCCCCGCCTACGACGGCGGCTCGGTCTACCAGTTCCTCGAGAGCCGCTGCGGCGTCCACCTCGTCGGCGGTGTCGCCGAGATCTCCCCGGTGGCGGCCACCGCCCGAATGGCCAAGATGCTGGATTGCTCCCGCAACAGCCCCCTTCTGCGGCTCGAGCAGACGGAGCGGTCCGCCGACGGGCAGCCCGTGCTCCTGTCCCAGGAGCACTACGCACCCGACGTCTTCAGCCTCACCGTGCACCGGCTCCGCCGCGACCGCACCAACCTCACGGGAAGGCGCGCACCCACAGACGAGGGATGA
- a CDS encoding thiolase domain-containing protein: protein MAGQLAAVLGTGQTKYVAKRKDVSMNGLVREAIDRALEDSGSTFADIDAVVVGKAPDFFEGVMMPELFMADAVGATGKPLIRVHTAGSVGGSTAIVAASLVQSGKYQRVLTMAWEKQSESNAMWALSIPVPFTKPVGAGAGGYFAPHVRSYIRRSGAPTHIGAMVAVKDRLNGAKNPLAHLHQPDITLEKVMASQMLWDPIRFDETCPSSDGACALVIGNEETADARVADGHPVAWIHATALRTEPLAYSGRDQVNPQAGRDASAALWRDAGITSPIDEIDVAEVYVPFSWFEPMWLENLGFAAEGEGWKLTEAGETAIGGRIPFNPSGGVLSSNPIGASGMIRFAESAIQVMGKAGEHQVEGARKALGHAYGGGSQYYSMWVVSADKPSA from the coding sequence ATGGCTGGACAACTCGCGGCCGTGCTCGGCACGGGACAGACCAAGTACGTCGCCAAGCGCAAGGACGTCTCGATGAACGGCCTGGTGCGCGAGGCCATCGACAGGGCGCTCGAGGACTCCGGCAGCACGTTCGCCGACATCGACGCCGTCGTGGTCGGCAAGGCACCCGACTTCTTCGAGGGCGTCATGATGCCCGAACTGTTCATGGCCGACGCGGTCGGCGCGACCGGCAAGCCGCTGATCCGGGTGCACACCGCGGGCTCGGTCGGCGGATCCACCGCGATCGTCGCCGCCAGCCTGGTGCAGTCCGGCAAGTACCAGCGCGTGCTGACCATGGCCTGGGAGAAGCAGTCCGAGTCGAACGCCATGTGGGCGTTGAGCATTCCGGTGCCGTTCACCAAGCCGGTCGGTGCCGGTGCCGGCGGCTACTTCGCGCCACACGTGCGGTCCTACATCCGGCGCTCGGGCGCACCGACGCACATCGGCGCGATGGTTGCGGTCAAGGATCGCCTCAACGGTGCCAAGAACCCGCTGGCTCATCTGCATCAGCCCGACATCACGCTGGAGAAGGTGATGGCCTCCCAGATGTTGTGGGATCCCATCCGGTTCGACGAGACGTGCCCGTCGTCCGACGGTGCCTGCGCGTTGGTGATCGGCAACGAGGAGACGGCCGACGCCCGCGTCGCAGACGGTCATCCGGTGGCCTGGATCCACGCCACCGCGCTGCGCACCGAACCCCTCGCCTACTCCGGACGTGATCAGGTCAACCCGCAGGCTGGCCGGGATGCGTCGGCGGCGCTGTGGCGGGATGCCGGCATCACCAGCCCGATCGACGAGATCGACGTCGCCGAGGTGTACGTGCCGTTCTCCTGGTTCGAACCCATGTGGCTGGAGAACCTCGGCTTCGCCGCCGAAGGCGAGGGCTGGAAGCTCACCGAAGCCGGCGAGACCGCGATCGGCGGACGGATCCCGTTCAACCCCTCCGGCGGCGTGCTGTCGAGCAATCCGATCGGGGCGTCGGGCATGATCCGCTTCGCCGAGTCGGCCATCCAGGTGATGGGCAAGGCCGGCGAGCACCAGGTCGAGGGTGCCCGCAAGGCCTTGGGCCACGCGTATGGCGGCGGGTCGCAGTACTACTCGATGTGGGTGGTGTCGGCGGACAAGCCGAGTGCGTGA
- a CDS encoding gamma carbonic anhydrase family protein: protein MPLYAFEGRSPVVDPTAFVAPTATLVGDVHVKAGASVWFNAVLRADFAPIIVREGANVQDCCVLHAPPGIPVDIGPGATVAHGCVIHGVHVGPEAVIANHATVLDGAVIGRRSLVAAHSLVTGGTKIPDEVFVTGAPAKVRGPIAGTGAEMWVNANPGAYQDLARRYVNGLAPIADD, encoded by the coding sequence ATGCCGCTGTACGCCTTCGAGGGACGATCGCCCGTCGTCGATCCCACCGCCTTCGTCGCTCCGACTGCCACGCTGGTGGGAGACGTGCACGTCAAGGCGGGTGCGTCGGTCTGGTTCAACGCCGTGCTGCGCGCCGACTTCGCTCCCATCATCGTCCGCGAGGGGGCAAACGTGCAGGACTGCTGTGTGTTGCATGCTCCACCGGGCATCCCCGTGGACATCGGTCCGGGAGCAACGGTTGCGCACGGTTGCGTGATCCACGGGGTGCACGTCGGTCCGGAGGCGGTCATCGCGAACCACGCCACGGTGCTCGACGGCGCGGTCATCGGGCGACGGAGCCTGGTGGCGGCTCACTCGCTGGTCACCGGCGGTACGAAGATTCCCGACGAGGTGTTCGTCACGGGGGCGCCCGCCAAGGTGCGGGGACCCATCGCCGGCACGGGTGCGGAGATGTGGGTGAACGCGAACCCCGGCGCCTACCAGGACCTCGCTCGGCGGTACGTGAACGGTCTCGCGCCGATCGCCGACGACTAG
- a CDS encoding Zn-ribbon domain-containing OB-fold protein, with amino-acid sequence MTTSQSSPVQIDDHEPPLSAPLKLSFDYTRSVGHVLGEFFTALRGRHVIGVRGSDGRVHVPPAEYDPVTYAPLSETVPVASVGTVLSWTWQPEPLDGQPLERPFAWALIKLDGADTALLHAVDTGAAGAAGIQTGARVHVHWADETVGAITDIAYFALGDSEEPVTDAVDDRDPVTMLVVPTSLEIQHTASLPESTFLRALEEGKLVGARSGPDGKVYFPAREADPATGQQLTEFVELPDKGTVTTFAIINIPFAGQRIKPPYVAAYVLLDGADIPFLHLVTEIDAADVRMGLRVEAVWKPREEWGLGIDNIDYFRPTGEPDADYDTYKHHQ; translated from the coding sequence GTGACCACCAGCCAAAGCAGCCCGGTGCAGATTGACGACCACGAGCCGCCGCTATCAGCTCCGCTGAAGCTGTCATTCGACTACACCCGTTCAGTTGGACACGTCCTCGGCGAGTTCTTCACTGCGCTTCGCGGACGGCACGTCATCGGCGTGCGCGGGTCGGACGGTCGGGTGCACGTTCCGCCCGCCGAATACGACCCGGTGACCTACGCACCGCTGTCGGAGACAGTACCGGTGGCCAGCGTCGGAACCGTGCTGTCGTGGACGTGGCAGCCCGAGCCCCTCGACGGCCAGCCGCTGGAGCGGCCGTTCGCCTGGGCGCTGATCAAGCTGGACGGTGCCGACACTGCGCTGCTGCATGCGGTGGATACCGGCGCCGCGGGCGCCGCAGGTATCCAAACCGGCGCGAGGGTGCACGTGCACTGGGCCGACGAAACCGTCGGCGCGATCACCGACATCGCCTACTTCGCGCTCGGTGATTCAGAAGAGCCCGTGACGGACGCCGTAGACGACCGCGACCCGGTGACCATGCTCGTCGTCCCGACGTCGCTGGAGATCCAGCACACCGCGTCACTTCCGGAGAGCACGTTCCTGCGCGCCCTCGAGGAGGGCAAGCTGGTCGGTGCCAGGAGCGGTCCGGACGGGAAGGTGTACTTCCCTGCGCGAGAGGCGGATCCGGCCACCGGACAGCAACTCACCGAGTTCGTCGAGTTGCCCGACAAGGGCACGGTGACGACGTTCGCGATCATCAACATCCCGTTCGCCGGTCAGCGGATCAAGCCGCCGTACGTGGCGGCCTACGTGCTGCTCGATGGTGCCGACATCCCGTTCCTGCACCTGGTCACGGAGATCGACGCGGCCGACGTGCGGATGGGCTTGCGGGTGGAGGCGGTGTGGAAACCCCGCGAAGAGTGGGGCCTCGGCATCGACAACATCGACTACTTCCGGCCGACGGGTGAGCCCGACGCCGACTACGACACCTACAAGCACCACCAGTAA
- a CDS encoding Rieske 2Fe-2S domain-containing protein codes for MSTDTADVREIDTGALPDRYARGWHCLGPVANFADGEPHSVEIFGTKLVVFADSKGELNILDGYCRHMGGDLSQGTVKGDEVACPFHDWRWGGDGKCKLVPYAKRTPRLARTRAWTTDVRSGLLYVWHDHEGNPPPPDLRIPELPEFGSDEWTEWRWNSMLIEGSNCREIIDNVTDMAHFFYIHFGLPTYFKNVFEGHIASQYLHNVGRPDVNDLGTAYGEAHLDSEASYFGPSFMINWLHNNYGGFKAESILINCHYPVTQDSFVLQWGVMVEKPKGMDEKMTEKLSTAFTDGVSKGFLQDVEIWKHKTRIDNPLLVEEDGAVYQMRRWYQQFYVDVADVTPDMTDRFEIEVDTTAANEKWHVEVEENLRKRAEEQPAT; via the coding sequence GTGAGTACCGACACCGCAGACGTTCGCGAGATCGACACCGGAGCGCTGCCCGACCGCTATGCGCGGGGCTGGCATTGCTTGGGGCCGGTCGCCAACTTCGCCGACGGCGAGCCCCATTCGGTGGAGATCTTCGGCACCAAGCTGGTGGTCTTCGCCGATTCGAAGGGCGAGCTCAACATCCTCGACGGCTACTGCCGGCACATGGGTGGTGACCTGTCGCAGGGCACGGTCAAGGGCGACGAAGTCGCCTGCCCGTTCCACGACTGGCGCTGGGGCGGCGACGGCAAGTGCAAGCTAGTGCCGTACGCCAAGCGCACGCCGCGGCTGGCGCGCACCAGGGCGTGGACCACCGACGTGCGCAGCGGACTGCTCTACGTCTGGCACGACCACGAGGGCAACCCGCCTCCACCCGACCTTCGCATCCCGGAACTCCCCGAGTTCGGCAGCGACGAGTGGACGGAATGGCGCTGGAACTCGATGCTCATCGAGGGCTCCAACTGCCGCGAGATCATCGACAACGTGACCGACATGGCGCACTTCTTCTACATCCACTTCGGGCTGCCCACGTACTTCAAGAACGTCTTCGAAGGTCACATCGCGTCGCAGTACCTGCACAACGTCGGCAGGCCCGACGTGAACGACCTCGGCACGGCCTACGGTGAGGCGCACCTCGACTCGGAGGCGTCGTACTTCGGCCCGTCGTTCATGATCAACTGGCTGCACAACAACTATGGCGGCTTCAAGGCCGAGTCGATCCTGATCAACTGCCACTACCCGGTGACCCAGGATTCGTTCGTGCTGCAGTGGGGCGTCATGGTCGAGAAGCCAAAGGGCATGGACGAGAAGATGACCGAGAAGCTGTCAACGGCGTTCACCGACGGCGTCAGCAAGGGCTTCCTTCAGGACGTCGAGATCTGGAAGCACAAGACCCGCATCGACAATCCGCTGCTGGTCGAGGAGGACGGTGCCGTCTACCAGATGCGCCGCTGGTACCAGCAGTTCTACGTCGACGTCGCGGACGTCACGCCGGACATGACCGATCGGTTCGAGATCGAGGTGGACACCACGGCCGCCAACGAGAAGTGGCATGTCGAGGTCGAGGAGAACCTGCGCAAGCGGGCCGAGGAGCAGCCGGCGACATGA
- a CDS encoding amino acid permease, giving the protein MTDDQLSHTPQALPQTSDEDELRAFGYEPQLERSMGAWSSFSISISCMCVTAGVFTTYAYSLGMVGPVFVWTWLIVSIGQILVALVLAELAGRMPISGYAYQWTSRLINSHYGWFVGWAGLMAFIPGFTGLNFGLAPVLLNRLGIEITTTSTLIVVVVVLVSQLAINLAGVRVASRINNAVAFAVEIGLSIILTAILLIVGFVTNPVQGLSFLTTTTVDGNGFFTAILLSGLLAMWVLTGFEGAADLAEETKMATRHVPRAVMRALLFAIVVGFLMIVGLTINIDNLTDTIGSDVPVSHILVTALGPVGAAIFESVAIIALYAGGLANMAAASRLMFSLSRDNMLPASAVLKKVSPSTKSPSAALLVVSAMSLALVLVGTYGSSQAMALIVGMAALGYYAVYGLTVVAVLIASRNGSLPTKTSFDLGSYAGPVRVAALLWTLFVVGCLTIPELNHQTALMAGAFFVLAGIWYATVLRHRIREDQAGVPNGGTIR; this is encoded by the coding sequence GTGACCGACGACCAGCTATCGCACACCCCGCAGGCGCTGCCACAAACCTCTGACGAAGACGAGTTGCGCGCCTTCGGCTACGAGCCACAACTCGAACGCTCGATGGGCGCCTGGAGTTCGTTCTCCATCTCCATCTCCTGCATGTGTGTCACCGCAGGCGTGTTCACCACCTACGCCTACTCCCTCGGCATGGTCGGCCCCGTCTTCGTCTGGACGTGGTTGATCGTCTCCATCGGACAGATCCTGGTGGCACTGGTGCTCGCCGAGTTGGCCGGCCGCATGCCGATCAGCGGATACGCCTACCAGTGGACGTCACGGCTGATCAACTCGCACTACGGTTGGTTCGTCGGGTGGGCCGGCCTGATGGCGTTCATACCGGGTTTCACCGGTCTCAACTTCGGCCTGGCGCCCGTGCTGTTGAACCGGCTCGGCATCGAGATAACGACCACGTCGACACTCATCGTCGTCGTCGTCGTCCTGGTGTCCCAGCTGGCCATCAACCTGGCCGGGGTCCGGGTCGCCTCCCGAATCAACAACGCCGTCGCCTTCGCCGTCGAGATCGGTCTGTCGATCATCCTGACCGCCATCCTGCTGATCGTCGGCTTCGTGACCAATCCCGTTCAGGGACTGAGTTTCTTGACCACGACCACGGTCGACGGCAATGGCTTCTTCACCGCCATCCTGCTCTCCGGACTCCTGGCGATGTGGGTGCTCACCGGCTTCGAGGGAGCGGCCGACCTCGCCGAAGAGACCAAGATGGCCACCCGGCACGTGCCACGGGCCGTCATGCGGGCCCTGCTGTTCGCGATCGTCGTGGGCTTCCTGATGATCGTCGGGCTCACGATCAACATCGACAACCTCACCGACACAATCGGTTCCGACGTGCCCGTCTCCCACATCCTGGTCACGGCCCTCGGGCCGGTGGGCGCCGCGATCTTCGAGTCCGTGGCGATCATCGCCCTCTACGCGGGCGGACTGGCCAACATGGCGGCGGCCAGCCGGTTGATGTTCTCTCTGTCCCGCGACAACATGTTGCCCGCATCCGCGGTGCTGAAGAAGGTCTCGCCCAGCACAAAGTCCCCGAGCGCCGCCCTACTCGTCGTCTCGGCGATGAGCCTGGCCCTGGTCCTCGTCGGCACCTACGGATCGTCACAAGCCATGGCCCTGATCGTCGGCATGGCGGCCTTGGGCTATTACGCCGTCTACGGCCTGACCGTGGTCGCCGTGTTGATCGCCTCGCGAAACGGATCGCTGCCCACGAAGACCAGTTTCGACCTGGGCAGCTACGCCGGTCCCGTCCGGGTGGCAGCGCTGCTGTGGACGTTGTTCGTCGTGGGCTGCCTCACCATCCCCGAGTTGAACCACCAGACCGCGCTGATGGCCGGCGCCTTCTTCGTCCTGGCCGGCATCTGGTACGCGACGGTGCTGCGCCATCGGATCAGAGAAGACCAAGCCGGCGTTCCCAATGGAGGCACCATCCGATGA
- a CDS encoding sulfotransferase family protein, whose product MSTRTNVGTVDDLHASAVKACGLNDFGVDDDNYREALGVLLESFERDADLTEFGSKMQRFFVRNALVARLVSEAAFTQYPQHADVTVERPIFVTGLPRTGTTAIHRLLTADPRHQGLELWLAEFPQPRPPRESWSQNPVFQRIDAQFSKAHEENPDYTGLHYMTADEVEECWQLLRQSLHSVSYETLAHVPTYSQWLSRQDWTKSYQRHRKNLQLIGLNDVEKRWVLKNPSHLFALDALFATYPDALVVQCHRPAETIMASMCSLAQHTTEGWSNVFTGDVIGRDSLETWSRGLELFTAERAKHDPAQFYDLDYFKLINDPMAVVGEIYEKFGIEFTDAARESMTAMHAESQKGPRAPKHTYSLSDYGLTDEQVRERFAGL is encoded by the coding sequence ATGAGCACACGTACCAATGTCGGCACCGTCGACGACCTCCATGCGTCTGCCGTAAAGGCCTGTGGCCTGAATGACTTCGGCGTCGATGACGACAACTACCGCGAGGCGCTCGGCGTGCTGCTGGAGTCGTTTGAGCGCGACGCCGACCTGACCGAGTTCGGCAGCAAGATGCAGCGGTTCTTCGTCCGCAACGCCCTGGTGGCCCGGCTGGTGTCGGAGGCCGCGTTCACGCAGTACCCGCAGCACGCCGACGTGACGGTGGAACGGCCGATCTTCGTGACGGGTCTGCCACGCACGGGTACAACCGCCATCCATCGGCTGCTCACCGCCGATCCTCGCCACCAGGGTCTGGAACTCTGGCTGGCGGAGTTCCCACAGCCGCGCCCGCCGCGCGAAAGCTGGTCGCAGAACCCGGTATTCCAACGGATCGACGCCCAGTTCAGCAAGGCCCACGAGGAGAACCCCGACTACACCGGCCTGCACTACATGACCGCCGACGAGGTCGAGGAATGCTGGCAGCTGCTGCGCCAGTCGCTGCACTCGGTGTCCTACGAGACGTTGGCGCACGTTCCGACCTACTCGCAGTGGCTGTCTCGACAGGATTGGACGAAGTCCTACCAGCGGCACCGCAAGAACCTTCAGCTGATCGGGCTCAACGATGTCGAAAAGAGGTGGGTGCTGAAGAACCCCAGCCATCTGTTCGCCCTAGACGCGCTGTTCGCCACCTATCCCGACGCGCTGGTGGTGCAGTGTCACCGGCCCGCCGAGACCATCATGGCGTCGATGTGCTCACTGGCACAGCACACCACCGAGGGGTGGTCGAACGTATTCACCGGCGACGTGATCGGACGGGATTCGCTGGAAACCTGGTCGCGCGGACTGGAGTTGTTCACCGCCGAACGCGCGAAGCACGACCCGGCGCAGTTCTACGACCTGGACTACTTCAAGCTGATCAACGACCCGATGGCCGTCGTCGGGGAGATCTACGAGAAGTTCGGCATCGAATTCACCGACGCCGCACGGGAATCCATGACCGCGATGCATGCGGAGAGTCAGAAGGGGCCGAGGGCGCCCAAGCACACCTACTCGCTGTCCGATTACGGGTTGACCGACGAACAGGTCAGGGAGCGCTTCGCCGGTCTGTAG